The proteins below are encoded in one region of Gadus macrocephalus chromosome 14, ASM3116895v1:
- the mcee gene encoding methylmalonyl-CoA epimerase, mitochondrial yields the protein MASIVLKVAGLSRWVRHTLPSRALTTSTSRRSRVPGSLWKLGKLNHIAIAVPDIEKATSLYRDVLGATVSDKLPLPDHGVYTVFVELGNTKLELLHPLGDKSPISGFLQKNKSGGLHHICIEVEDINAAIAALRVKNIRTLSAMPQIGAHGKPVIFLHPKDCDGVLVELEEA from the exons ATGGCGTCGATCGTGTTGAAGGTTGCAG GTCTGTCGCGGTGGGTCAGACACACTCTGCCCAGCAGGGCGCTCACAACCTCAACATCTCGTCGCTCGAGGGTTCCGGGCTCCCTTTGGAAGTTGGGAAAGCTGAACCACATTGCCATTGCCGTCCCAGACATTGAGAAGGCTACGTCGCTGTACCGAGACGTCCTTGGTGCGACGGTCAGTGACAAGCTGCCCTTGCCAGATCACGGGGTCTACACGGTTTTCGTGGAGCTCGGAAACACAAAGCTTGAACTCCTCCATCCTCTGGGGGATAAGAGCCCGATTTCGGGCTTCCTACAGAAGAACAAGTCTGGGGGATTGCACCACATCTGCATCGAG GTCGAAGATATAAATGCGGCAATAGCAGCCCTGAGAGTCAAGAACATCAGAACCCTTTCGGCCATGCCACAGATCGGCGCCCACGGCAAACCTGTGATCTTCCTCCACCCAAAGGACTGTGATGGGGTACTGGTGGAGCTGGAAGAGGCCTGA
- the ist1 gene encoding IST1 homolog: MLGGGFKAERLKVNLRLVINRLKLLEKKKTELAQKARKEIADYLSGGKDERARIRVEHIIREDYLVEAMEILELHCDLLLARFGLIQSMKELDPGLQESVSTLIWAAPRLQSEVAELKIVSDQLCAKYSKEYGKLCRTNQIGTVNDRLMHKLSVEAPPKILVERYLIEIAKNYNVPYEPDAMVRPEVSPGEEADLIDVDSDNKPRGGGGGGGGGGFSAPGMGMPMPMPMGMPMPMGMPMHMPSAFNYPSKGPEPYGPPVGTYADHFPVGGGMPPQLPTCPPTYESIDDLPITPSVPSQSVASTQFYDNNALPELPSVPDTMPNSSVGGHTTSSSDDIDFDDLSRRFEELKKKT, translated from the exons ATGCTGGGAGGAGGATTTAAAGCTGAGAGACTTAAAGTCAACCTGCGACTTGTCATCAACCGACTCAAGCTCCtggagaaaaagaaaa CCGAGCTTGCCCAGAAAGCCAGGAAGGAGATTGCAGATTATCTGTCGGGGGGCAAGGATGAACGTGCACGTATCCGCGTCGAACACATCATCCGGGAGGACTACCTGGTTGAGGCCATGGAGATCCTTGAGCTCCACTGTGACCTGCTGCTCGCACGGTTCGGCCTCATCCAATCCATGAA GGAGCTGGACCCCGGCCTTCAGGAATCTGTGTCAACACTCATCTGGGCCGCTCCGCGACTCCAGTCAGAGGTGGCTGAACTCAAAATT gtgtccGATCAGCTGTGTGCTAAATACAGCAAGGAGTATGGCAAGCTGTGCAGGACAAACCAGATCGGCACTGTCAATGACCGG CTTATGCACAAGCTTAGTGTGGAGGCCCCTCCTAAGATTCTGGTTGAGCGTTACCTCATAGAGATCGCCAAGAACTACAACGTGCCCTATGAGCCCGACGCCATGGTTCGG CCTGAAGTCTCTCCTGGTGAGGAGGCCGACCTGATCGACGTTGACAGTGACAATAAGCcccgcggtggtggtggtggaggaggaggggggggcttcAGTGCCCCGGGTATGGGTATGCCCATGCCCATGCCCATGGGTATGCCAATGCCCATGGGTATGCCCATGCACATGCCCTCAGCCTTCAACTACCCATCTAAAGGACCA GAACCCTACGGCCCCCCTGTTGGAACCTATGCTGACCACTTCCCTGTGGGAGGGGGGATGCCCCCCCAGCTGCCTACTTGCCCCCCCACATACGAGTCT ATCGATGACCTACCTATCACCCCTTCTGTCCCCTCCCAGTCTGTCG CTTCCACGCAGTTCTACGACAACAACGCTCTGCCAGAGCTGCCCTCTGTCCCCGATACGATGCCAAACAGTTCGGTGGGTGGAcacaccacctcttcctccgACGACATCGACTTTGACGACCTCTCGCGGCGCTTTGAGGAGCTCAAGAAGAAGACTTAA
- the mphosph10 gene encoding U3 small nucleolar ribonucleoprotein protein MPP10: protein MAAEEDVLGLLGECINKLNDDTAHPDKFLSIQDGVAADFTSLAKILYDLNKTNETADCKGSPLVELVVDSFDEEQIWQELELQNTIVLSHFEIKIHKAAEDDMFTLIEEIEEGAGDRKEDAAAEELEEDEGEVEEAEEIAAKRPRRKTVKHQDSDLEEDSDFDFNTDEFEKREQNKKQALVARKRFPQQLSEVDDRFFKLSEMESFLDDMDKKEGKEIEDGIDYFQDFASDNEGETFNFEEPISAKKQTKKSSLKSSRNLKYKDFFDPVDGEAPGTGGHHVDSMDELQEDNNDYNQEEESDEEENDSEDPEASQSPQGHKKVTFNLSEEEQSEGEDIVDIIGGKSSLEKEEPKSSFEKRQQKMTEKIRELEKVALSEKPWQLAGEATAQTRPENSILTENVDFDQTSRRAPAITEETTLKLEDIIKQRIKDQVFDDVVRKEKPKEEAFRYKKRLTLDHEKSKLSLAQIYEQEFIKQTQKSTVVEENPANVEIKKMMDTLFLKLDALSNFHFTPKPAVPEIKVVSNLPSIAMEEVAPVGVSDATLLAPEEVKEKNKAGDVLGDLEKTTTDKKRQRRKMKKVKHVRIKEKERRQKLKDDSGIEGNKKMSKTQVADKLKKITMGGKATILKDEGKDKALRSSQAFFSQLQDQVKSQIKDSKGQAAKKKKQKLSASKLKL from the exons ATGGCTGCTGAAGAAGACGTGTTGGGTCTACTGGGGGAATGTATAAACAAACTAAACGATGACACAGCACACCCAGATAAGTTTCTAAG TATTCAAGATGGTGTGGCAGCAGACTTCACGTCGCTGGCCAAGATCCTGTATGATCTCAACAAGACAAACGAAACTGCCGACTGTAAAGGCAGCCCGCTTGTCGAGCTGGTGGTTGACAGCTTCGACGAGGAGCAGATCTGGCAGGAGCTGGAGCTCCAGAACACCATTGTGTTATCGCACTTTGAGATAAAAATTCACAAAGCTGCTGAAGATGACATGTTTACTCTTATCGAAGAGATAGAGGAGGGTGCAGGAGATCGAAAGGAAGATGCAGCAgcagaggagttggaggaggatgaaggtgaggtggaggaagcAGAAGAGATAGCTGCGAAGAGGCCACGACGGAAAACTGTGAAGCACCAAGACTCAGACTTGGAGGAGGACTCAGACTTTGATTTCAACACGGATGAATTTGAGAAGCGGGAGCAGAATAAGAAACAGGCATTGGTAGCAAGAAAAAGATTTCCTCAACAGTTGTCCGAGGTAGACGACAGGTTCTTCAAGTTGTCGGAGATGGAGTCCTTCCTTGACGACATGGACAAAAAAGAGGGCAAGGAGATAGAGGATGGCATAGACTATTTCCAAGACTTTGCTTCTGACAACGAAGGAGAAACTTTCAACTTTGAGGAACCAATCTCTGCAaagaaacaaaccaaaaaaagttCT CTAAAGAGCTCCAGGAACCTCAAGTATAAAGACTTCTTTGATCCTGTGGATGGAGAGGCACCTGGCACAGGAGGTCACCACGTCGACAGCATGGATGAGCTGCAGGAGGACAATAACGATTACAATCAAGAAGAGGAGTCAGATGAGGAAGAGAATGACTCTGA GGATCCAGAGGCGAGCCAGTCCCCACAGGGTCATAAAAAAGTGACCTTTAATCTTTCTGAGGAAGAGCAGAGCGAGGGAGAAGACATCGTCGACATCATTGGTGGGAAGTCAAGCTTGGAAAAAGAGGAACCAAAGTCTTCGTTTGAGAAACGTCAGCAAAAG ATGACTGAGAAGATCCGTGAGTTGGAGAAGGTGGCATTGTCAGAGAAACCTTGGCAGCTGGCAGGCGAGGCCACGGCTCAGACCCGCCCTGAGAACAGCATCCTGACAGAAAATGTAGACTTCGACCAAACTTCCAGGAGGG CTCCTGCTATCACAGAGGAGACCACACTGAAGCTGGAGGATATCATCAAACAGAGGATAAAAGATCAG GTGTTTGACGATGTTGTGAGGAAGGAGAAGCCGAAGGAGGAGGCGTTCCGATACAAGAAGAGGTTGACTCTTGACCATGAGAAGAGCAAGCTGAGCCTGGCGCAGATCTATGAACAAGAGTTCATCAAGCAGACACAG AAAAGTACCGTGGTGGAGGAGAACCCAGCCAATGTTGAAATTAAAAAGATGATGGACACGCTCTTCCTGAAACTTGACGCCCTCTCCAACTTCCACTTCACTCCTAAACCT GCTGTTCCAGAGATCAAGGTGGTGTCCAACCTCCCCTCCATCGCCATGGAGGAGGTAGCTCCCGTTGGTGTTAGCGACGCTACACTCCTGGCCCCAGAGGAAGTCAAA GAGAAGAACAAAGCAGGAGATGTGCTGGGAGACTTGGAGAAGACGACGACTGACAAGAAACGGCAGAGACGTAAGATGAAGAAGGTGAAGCATGTGAGGatcaaggagaaggagagacgacAGAAACTGAAAGACGACAGCGGCATTGAGGGGAACAAGAAGATGTCCAAGACCCAGGTGGCCGACAAGCTTAAGAAGATCACCATGGGTGGGAAAGCAACCATACTCAAG GATGAGGGGAAGGACAAGGCGTTGCGATCCTCCCAGGCTTTCTTCTCGCAGTTGCAGGACCAGGTAAAGAGTCAGATCAAAGACTCCAAAGGACAGGCagccaagaagaagaagcagaaacTGTCTGCCAGCAAACTGAAGTTGTGA